The nucleotide window GTGCTGCAGGGCGGCTGAGCGGCCGCTGCGGCTTAGCTCGCGTCGGGGAAGCGTTGCCTCAGCCAGTCGACGATTTCCTGGAGCGGGGTGCCGGGCGTGAAGAGCCGCTCCACACCCAGTTTCTTCAGGGCCGCGATGTCGTCGTCGGGGATGATGCCGCCGCCGAAGACGACCACGTCGCCGGCCTTGCGCCGCTTCAGCTCCTTCACGACCGCGGGGAACAGCGTCATGTGGGCGCCCGAGTGGATCGACAGCCCGATGACCTGGGCATCCTCCTGGAGCGCGGCGTCGACCACCATTTCCGGCGTCTGCCGCAGGCCGGTGTAGATCACCTCATAGCCGGCATCGCGCAGCGCTCTGGCCACCACCTTGACGCCGCGATCGTGGCCGTCGAGACCGACTTTGGCGACGATGATCCGGACGGGCCGTACCGCCGTGGCCGTCATACGACCGCCGTCTCCGTATAGATGCCGAACACCTCGATCAAGCTGTTCATGATCTCCCCCTCGGTGGCATATGCACGCACGGATTCGAGAATGTACGGCATCAGGTTGTCAGTGCCCGCGGCCGCCTTGCGCAGGCGGTTGAGCGCGTTCGAGCACCTGGCCTGGTCGCGCTTGGCCCTCACCCCGCGCACTCGCGCCACCTGCTCGCGCTCGAGTTTGGGGTCGATGCGCAGGATCTCGATCGGCGGCTCATCGTCGACGGTGAACTCGTTGACGCCGACCATCAGCCGCCGCTTCTGCTCCAGCTCCTGCTGGTAGCGGAACGCCGCGTCGGCGATCTCCTTCTGGAAGAAGCTCGCTTCGATGGCGGGGATGACGCCGCCCAGGTCCTCGATGCGCTTGAAGTAAGCCTCCGCCTGCCTTTCCATCTCGTCGGTGAGGGCTTCGACGAAGTAGCTGCCGCCCAGGGGATCGATGGTGTTCGCGACCCCGGTCTCATAGGCCAGCATCTGCTGGGTGCGCAATGCGATGCGGGCGGCCCTGTCGGTGGGCAGCGCGAGCACCTCGTCCATGGCGTTGGTGTGCAGCGACTGGGTGCCGCCCAGGACCGCCGCCAGCGCTTCGACCGCAGTGCGGGCGATGTTGAGCTCGGGCTGCTGGGCGGTCAGCGACACGCCCGCCGTCTGAGTGTGGAACCGGAGCTTCCAGGACCGCTCGTCCTGCGCGCCGTAGCGCTCGCGCATCCAGCGCGCCCAGATGCGGCGGGCCGCGCGAAACTTGGCGATCTCCTCGAAGAAATCGATGTGCGCGTCGAAGAAGAAGGAGAGCCGCGAGGCGAAATCGTCGATGCGCATCCCGCGCTCCAGGCACGCATCGACGTAGGCCATGCCGTCGGCGAGCGTGAACGCGAGCTCCTGGGCGGCCGTCGATCCGGCCTCGCGGATGTGGTAGCCGGAGATCGAGACGGTGTTCCAGCGCGGCACCTCTTTGGCGCAGTACTCGATCGAGTCGACGACCAGGCGCATCGAAGGCCCGGGCGGGAAGATGAACTCCTTCTGGGCGATGAACTCCTTGAGGATGTCGTTTTGCAGCGTGCCGCCCAACCCGGACGCCGGCACGCCCTGCCCCTCCGCCACCGCGATGTACATGCACAGCAGGATCGCGGCCGGCGAGTTGATGGTCATCGAGGTGGTGATGTCGCCGAGCGGTATGCCCTCGAACAGCGTCTCCATGTCGGCGAGCGAAT belongs to bacterium and includes:
- a CDS encoding cobalamin B12-binding domain-containing protein, which translates into the protein MTATAVRPVRIIVAKVGLDGHDRGVKVVARALRDAGYEVIYTGLRQTPEMVVDAALQEDAQVIGLSIHSGAHMTLFPAVVKELKRRKAGDVVVFGGGIIPDDDIAALKKLGVERLFTPGTPLQEIVDWLRQRFPDAS
- a CDS encoding methylmalonyl-CoA mutase codes for the protein MKVRARGPKQAWKEDFESGPTRDDGIETSTISGVPLRPLYTSEDLPRRPEELPGRFPYTRGIHTSGYRGRLWTMRQFSGFATAEETNRRYKYLLANGQTGLSVAFDMPTLMGQDSDAPTSRGEIGHCGVAVDSLADMETLFEGIPLGDITTSMTINSPAAILLCMYIAVAEGQGVPASGLGGTLQNDILKEFIAQKEFIFPPGPSMRLVVDSIEYCAKEVPRWNTVSISGYHIREAGSTAAQELAFTLADGMAYVDACLERGMRIDDFASRLSFFFDAHIDFFEEIAKFRAARRIWARWMRERYGAQDERSWKLRFHTQTAGVSLTAQQPELNIARTAVEALAAVLGGTQSLHTNAMDEVLALPTDRAARIALRTQQMLAYETGVANTIDPLGGSYFVEALTDEMERQAEAYFKRIEDLGGVIPAIEASFFQKEIADAAFRYQQELEQKRRLMVGVNEFTVDDEPPIEILRIDPKLEREQVARVRGVRAKRDQARCSNALNRLRKAAAGTDNLMPYILESVRAYATEGEIMNSLIEVFGIYTETAVV